A portion of the Simkania negevensis Z genome contains these proteins:
- the ung gene encoding uracil-DNA glycosylase gives MVMTLEKGWHQALDEELKKPYIQALKTFLSEEKKRGITVYPPEPYVFNAFRQTPFDQVKVVIMGQDPYHGAHQAHGLCFSVQHGINPPPSLKNIYREMQDDLGIPPAHHGNLEKWAKQGVLMLNATLTVQAGNPKSHYGRGWETFTDAVIWRLCQRQDPLVFILWGKSAKEKCENILSQTNHPHVVLKAAHPSPYSATEFFGCRHFSKTNEYLKKWGKTPIDWALN, from the coding sequence ATGGTCATGACACTTGAAAAAGGGTGGCATCAAGCCCTTGATGAAGAACTAAAAAAACCTTACATCCAAGCACTCAAAACCTTTTTAAGTGAAGAAAAAAAACGGGGCATTACTGTTTATCCTCCCGAACCTTATGTCTTTAATGCGTTTCGTCAAACCCCTTTTGATCAGGTGAAAGTGGTCATCATGGGTCAAGACCCATATCACGGTGCACATCAAGCCCATGGGCTTTGTTTTAGTGTGCAGCACGGAATTAATCCGCCCCCCTCTCTTAAAAACATTTACCGCGAAATGCAAGATGACTTAGGCATTCCTCCAGCCCATCATGGCAATTTAGAAAAATGGGCTAAGCAAGGGGTGCTCATGCTCAATGCCACACTGACTGTGCAAGCTGGGAACCCGAAATCTCATTATGGAAGAGGATGGGAAACCTTTACTGATGCAGTCATTTGGCGTCTCTGCCAAAGGCAAGATCCTCTCGTCTTTATTTTATGGGGAAAGTCAGCCAAAGAAAAATGCGAAAACATTTTAAGCCAAACAAATCATCCTCATGTTGTCTTGAAGGCTGCACACCCTTCTCCTTACTCTGCAACGGAGTTTTTTGGTTGCCGTCACTTTTCAAAAACGAACGAATACTTGAAAAAATGGGGAAAAACCCCTATTGATTGGGCTTTGAACTAA